From Humisphaera borealis, the proteins below share one genomic window:
- a CDS encoding bZIP transcription factor, protein MRAGMCMMITLAALAAGWTAVPAAAQEGPSAEQMKKMYDDALQQLKASQERKNQLAAENEKLKQQIDAMTKELAAVKGEVQTLRQSDAGYAERTFFLRSHYMAWQAFARVNPETAIRWRLFLESGYLLSPESGAMLIDRQWPATIVEPATTQPATQPATTQPAATAPVATVPPATAPVATVPASTQPATVPAAADVKPATQPTSAPSAASQPATKP, encoded by the coding sequence ATGAGAGCAGGGATGTGCATGATGATCACGCTGGCCGCACTGGCGGCCGGCTGGACGGCGGTGCCCGCCGCGGCGCAAGAGGGGCCTTCCGCCGAGCAGATGAAGAAGATGTACGACGACGCCCTGCAGCAGCTCAAGGCGTCGCAGGAGCGCAAGAACCAGCTCGCCGCGGAGAACGAAAAGCTGAAGCAGCAGATCGACGCCATGACGAAGGAGCTGGCGGCGGTCAAAGGGGAAGTGCAAACCCTGCGGCAGTCCGATGCCGGGTACGCCGAACGCACTTTCTTTCTTCGGTCGCACTACATGGCCTGGCAGGCCTTTGCGCGGGTGAATCCTGAGACGGCCATTCGGTGGCGGCTGTTTCTGGAAAGCGGGTACCTTTTATCGCCCGAGTCCGGTGCCATGCTGATTGACCGCCAGTGGCCGGCGACGATCGTGGAACCCGCGACCACTCAGCCCGCAACCCAGCCCGCGACCACCCAGCCGGCCGCCACAGCTCCTGTTGCGACGGTGCCTCCGGCCACAGCGCCGGTCGCGACGGTCCCCGCGTCCACTCAGCCCGCCACGGTTCCGGCGGCAGCGGACGTCAAGCCGGCTACGCAGCCGACGTCCGCGCCCTCCGCTGCGTCGCAGCCGGCGACCAAGCCCTGA
- a CDS encoding ferritin-like domain-containing protein, translating into MIIPNETKRKEIVDLLIQAYWMEVETVASYIANSINPDGVRAKEIKNSLAADITAELGHAQLFGKRIKELYGRVPGSMEIRPNQKSLQPAEDPTDIVHVIKGVIEAEQGAINHYRKIIETCEGTDYVTADMVTTILADEEGHLREFEGFLKEYEKGGR; encoded by the coding sequence ATGATTATCCCCAACGAAACCAAGCGTAAAGAGATCGTCGACCTGCTCATCCAGGCCTACTGGATGGAGGTCGAAACGGTGGCCAGCTACATCGCCAACAGCATCAATCCCGACGGCGTGCGGGCGAAGGAAATCAAGAACAGCCTGGCCGCCGACATTACAGCGGAGCTGGGTCACGCCCAGCTTTTCGGCAAGCGGATCAAGGAATTGTACGGCCGCGTCCCGGGCAGCATGGAGATCCGACCCAACCAGAAGTCGCTCCAGCCGGCGGAAGACCCGACCGACATTGTGCACGTCATTAAAGGCGTGATCGAAGCCGAACAGGGCGCAATCAACCACTACCGAAAGATCATCGAGACGTGTGAAGGAACCGACTACGTCACAGCGGATATGGTGACCACCATCCTCGCCGACGAAGAAGGCCACCTCCGCGAGTTCGAAGGGTTCCTGAAAGAATACGAAAAGGGTGGTCGCTAA
- a CDS encoding sulfotransferase family 2 domain-containing protein: protein MGLFSRLKQSLTGSRRRSEPSPLRPGPNGTFVFIHINKCAGTSVGTAIGLPKKQHLTSLEVIDIIGEPAWSKAFRFTIVRNPWDKVVSHYKHRIKTRQTGLGETHVPFKQWVAATYGDTKDPVLYDQPKMFQQQVEWLKNRQGRIDVDYVGRFETMSETFDEVARRIGIDATLPHLNRTEGKVDFRTHYDDATAAIIASWFKDDIAQFGYEFRA from the coding sequence ATGGGACTCTTCTCACGATTGAAGCAATCACTGACCGGAAGCCGCCGCCGGTCTGAACCGTCGCCGCTGCGGCCGGGGCCCAACGGCACCTTCGTCTTCATTCACATCAACAAGTGTGCGGGCACCAGTGTCGGCACCGCGATCGGATTGCCGAAAAAACAGCACCTGACGTCACTCGAGGTGATCGACATCATCGGCGAGCCGGCGTGGTCCAAGGCGTTTCGGTTTACGATCGTGCGCAACCCCTGGGATAAGGTCGTCTCGCACTACAAGCATCGAATCAAGACCCGACAGACGGGACTGGGTGAGACACATGTACCGTTCAAGCAGTGGGTTGCCGCGACGTACGGCGACACGAAGGATCCGGTGCTGTACGACCAGCCGAAGATGTTCCAGCAGCAGGTCGAATGGCTCAAGAACCGCCAGGGCAGGATCGATGTCGATTACGTCGGCCGGTTCGAGACGATGTCCGAAACCTTCGATGAGGTCGCCCGTCGAATCGGCATCGACGCAACCCTCCCTCATCTGAACCGGACCGAAGGCAAGGTCGACTTCCGAACGCACTACGACGACGCGACCGCAGCCATCATCGCGAGCTGGTTCAAGGACGACATTGCACAGTTCGGATATGAGTTCCGGGCATGA
- a CDS encoding carboxypeptidase M32: protein MPTPTDPRQAYLELVKELREIAVIGSIASVLSWDEQTYMPPGATDHRANQASLMARISHERFTSPRLGELIAAVEQSPLVADPQGDIAANIRETRRDYDRSTKLPASLVEEMSRVEVLSQQAWSDARKKSDYAEFRPWLDKVLHLKRQECQCVGFKDDPYDALLDQYEPGETATSVRATFEALRGPLVDLVGKIVGSGRVAPLEILQRNYPAAAQEKFAREAARAVGFNFNEGRLDTSVHPFCTHLGPGDVRMTTRYDEAYFADAFFGVLHETGHALYNQGLPKDQYGLPRGDDVSLGIHESQSRMWENLVGRSRAFWKHFMPQARAAFPQALAGVTEDAWYFAINDVRPSLIRTESDETTYNLHVLLRFELERALLRNDLSTNDLPGAWNERMEKYLGIEPPDDARGCLQDIHWSGGAIGYFPTYTLGNLYAAQFFEQARKDVGDLEGQFARGDFAPLLGWLREKIHSQGMKYTPRQLVMRITGQDLAPTALLAHLRRKAGELYGVS, encoded by the coding sequence ATGCCCACCCCAACCGACCCCCGGCAGGCTTACTTGGAACTGGTCAAAGAGCTGCGTGAGATCGCCGTCATTGGCTCCATCGCGTCGGTCCTCAGCTGGGACGAGCAAACCTACATGCCGCCCGGAGCGACGGATCATCGTGCCAACCAGGCGTCGCTGATGGCGCGGATTTCGCACGAACGGTTCACTTCGCCGCGGCTGGGGGAATTGATCGCGGCGGTGGAGCAGTCTCCGCTGGTTGCCGACCCCCAGGGCGATATCGCGGCCAACATCCGCGAAACCCGTCGGGACTACGACCGCTCGACGAAGCTGCCTGCGTCTCTGGTTGAGGAGATGTCGCGCGTCGAGGTGCTGTCGCAGCAGGCTTGGAGCGACGCCAGGAAGAAGTCGGATTACGCCGAGTTCCGCCCCTGGCTCGACAAGGTGCTGCATCTCAAACGGCAGGAGTGTCAGTGCGTCGGCTTCAAGGATGACCCTTACGATGCGCTACTCGACCAGTATGAGCCGGGTGAGACGGCGACCAGTGTGCGGGCGACGTTCGAGGCGCTGCGCGGGCCACTGGTCGATCTGGTCGGCAAGATCGTCGGGTCGGGGCGCGTGGCGCCGCTGGAAATCCTTCAGCGGAACTATCCCGCGGCGGCCCAGGAAAAGTTTGCCAGGGAAGCAGCCCGGGCCGTCGGTTTTAACTTCAACGAAGGGCGGCTCGATACCTCGGTCCATCCGTTCTGCACGCACCTGGGTCCCGGCGATGTCCGCATGACGACGCGCTACGACGAGGCCTATTTCGCCGACGCATTCTTCGGGGTTCTGCACGAGACGGGACACGCCCTCTACAACCAGGGCCTGCCGAAGGACCAGTACGGTCTGCCCCGTGGCGATGACGTCTCGCTGGGCATCCACGAGAGCCAGAGCCGCATGTGGGAGAACCTCGTCGGCCGGAGCCGGGCGTTTTGGAAGCATTTCATGCCGCAGGCGAGGGCTGCATTCCCCCAGGCGCTGGCGGGTGTGACCGAGGATGCCTGGTACTTTGCGATCAACGACGTGCGGCCGAGCCTGATTCGGACCGAAAGCGACGAGACGACCTACAACCTGCACGTGCTGCTTCGGTTCGAGTTGGAGCGGGCGTTGCTGCGCAACGACCTCTCGACCAACGACCTGCCGGGCGCGTGGAACGAACGGATGGAAAAGTATCTGGGGATTGAACCGCCAGACGATGCCCGAGGTTGTCTGCAGGACATTCACTGGAGCGGCGGGGCGATTGGATACTTTCCCACGTATACGCTGGGCAACCTGTACGCGGCCCAGTTCTTCGAGCAGGCGAGGAAAGACGTCGGCGATCTGGAGGGGCAGTTTGCGCGGGGGGATTTCGCGCCATTGCTAGGCTGGTTGCGCGAGAAGATTCACAGCCAGGGGATGAAGTACACGCCGCGACAACTGGTTATGCGCATCACCGGACAGGATCTGGCACCGACGGCGCTACTGGCACACCTGCGCCGCAAGGCAGGCGAGCTTTACGGCGTTTCCTGA
- a CDS encoding S1 RNA-binding domain-containing protein, producing MAEDLKADPFKEKFRADESALDSELNAALTGVEVDSLYGFDKPQPAAATPTEGPREIGGKQVRHGKIVSISKDEAFVEFGGKSQGIVPLIQFAEPPVVGQEQDFLVERYDVHEGVILLSVKGASAANVSWENLEAGQIVEGTVTGMNKGGLEIDVKGMRGFMPAGQIDIYFHKDISVFLGQKMQAEVTKFERAAKNLVLSRRNILEREKEEKKKVLMAELAPGQMRQGTVRSVMDFGAFVDLGGADGLIHVSEMSHRRGVKPSDFVKEGDLVDVKIIKMDAASGKISLSLKQAMPDPWGGIENRYAVGTLVTGRVAKVENFGAFIEVEEGIEGLLPVSEMSWTRIRHPSDVVKAGDTIKLSVIRMDPAARKMTFSLKAAGPDPWATAKEKYPPNTIITGKVTRAVDFGAFVEVEAGLEGLVHISELAPHRVKQTGDVVKPGQEIQARVLDIDLNARRMSLSIRRVAEEPPPPPTPVDPAAVAAAAAAAEKKKKKRAELKGGLDWNW from the coding sequence ATGGCAGAGGACCTGAAAGCAGACCCGTTCAAGGAGAAATTTCGTGCTGACGAGAGCGCGCTCGATTCCGAGCTCAACGCCGCTCTCACCGGTGTCGAAGTCGATTCGCTCTACGGGTTCGACAAGCCCCAACCGGCAGCGGCGACACCAACCGAAGGACCGCGCGAGATCGGCGGCAAGCAGGTCCGCCACGGCAAGATCGTCTCCATCAGCAAGGATGAAGCGTTCGTCGAGTTCGGCGGCAAGAGCCAGGGCATCGTCCCGCTCATCCAGTTCGCCGAGCCTCCGGTGGTCGGCCAGGAACAGGACTTCCTCGTCGAACGTTACGACGTCCACGAAGGCGTCATTCTCCTGAGCGTCAAGGGGGCATCGGCCGCCAACGTCAGCTGGGAGAACCTTGAAGCCGGGCAGATCGTCGAAGGCACCGTCACCGGCATGAACAAGGGCGGGCTCGAGATCGATGTCAAAGGCATGCGCGGCTTCATGCCCGCCGGCCAGATCGACATTTACTTCCATAAAGACATCTCGGTCTTCCTCGGCCAGAAGATGCAGGCGGAGGTCACCAAGTTCGAGCGGGCGGCCAAGAACCTGGTCCTGTCCCGCCGGAACATCCTCGAGCGCGAGAAGGAAGAGAAGAAAAAGGTCCTTATGGCCGAGCTGGCACCCGGCCAGATGCGCCAGGGCACGGTTCGCAGCGTGATGGACTTCGGTGCGTTCGTCGATCTCGGCGGCGCCGACGGCCTGATCCACGTCTCGGAAATGAGCCATCGCCGGGGCGTTAAGCCTTCCGACTTCGTCAAGGAAGGCGATCTCGTCGACGTCAAGATCATCAAGATGGACGCGGCGAGCGGGAAGATCAGCCTGAGCCTGAAGCAGGCGATGCCCGACCCGTGGGGCGGCATCGAGAACCGCTACGCCGTCGGCACGCTGGTGACCGGCCGGGTAGCAAAGGTGGAGAACTTCGGCGCGTTCATTGAAGTCGAAGAAGGCATCGAAGGCCTGCTGCCGGTCAGCGAGATGAGCTGGACACGCATCCGCCACCCGTCGGACGTGGTCAAGGCCGGCGACACGATCAAGCTGTCGGTCATTCGCATGGACCCGGCGGCGCGGAAGATGACCTTCAGCCTCAAGGCCGCCGGCCCTGACCCCTGGGCGACGGCGAAGGAAAAGTATCCGCCGAACACGATCATCACCGGCAAGGTGACGCGTGCGGTGGACTTCGGCGCGTTCGTGGAAGTCGAAGCCGGGCTGGAAGGCCTGGTGCACATTTCCGAACTCGCCCCGCATCGGGTGAAGCAGACGGGCGACGTGGTGAAGCCCGGCCAGGAAATCCAGGCCCGCGTGCTGGACATCGACCTGAACGCCAGGCGGATGAGCCTGTCGATCCGCCGCGTCGCCGAGGAACCGCCACCCCCGCCGACCCCGGTCGACCCGGCTGCGGTCGCCGCGGCTGCAGCGGCGGCGGAGAAGAAAAAGAAGAAGCGCGCCGAGCTCAAGGGCGGCTTGGACTGGAACTGGTGA
- a CDS encoding type II secretion system protein, translating into MHSGTRQHYRRCNAFTLVELLVVIGIIALLISILLPSLAKARNQANAVKCISNLRQLGMAFTMYANENRQRLPFSSSGGNPYNEDWIWWQETAVASISATIPGRPVPDPKQSSIARYVGGFNPEFFRCPGDDTVQRKSTTSGGFYRFSYSMNYRLESLIKTVPPIGAIRNSSSKILLVEEDALTINDGRWVPPLYNASQVWDTGSGKGDLLDTRHDRLKVNPDNGQYDPLPNPDYRGNVAFLDGHAEFISRSVAHDERSVRWDKN; encoded by the coding sequence ATGCACAGTGGCACGCGCCAGCATTATCGTCGTTGCAATGCGTTTACACTCGTTGAGTTGTTGGTGGTGATTGGGATCATCGCGCTGCTGATCAGCATTTTGCTGCCGTCGCTGGCCAAGGCGCGGAATCAGGCGAACGCCGTCAAGTGCATCAGCAATCTTCGGCAGTTGGGGATGGCGTTTACGATGTACGCCAACGAGAACCGGCAGCGGCTTCCGTTTTCGTCATCCGGCGGCAACCCTTACAACGAAGACTGGATTTGGTGGCAGGAGACGGCGGTGGCATCGATCTCTGCGACAATTCCCGGACGGCCCGTTCCGGATCCGAAGCAGTCCTCTATTGCCCGTTATGTAGGTGGGTTCAATCCCGAGTTCTTCCGATGCCCGGGCGACGACACGGTCCAGCGCAAATCAACCACGTCGGGTGGGTTCTATCGCTTTAGTTACAGCATGAATTACCGGTTGGAGAGTCTGATCAAGACCGTGCCGCCGATCGGCGCTATTCGCAATTCCTCGTCTAAGATCCTGCTGGTCGAGGAGGATGCCCTGACCATCAACGACGGGCGGTGGGTGCCGCCGCTCTACAACGCAAGCCAGGTTTGGGATACGGGATCGGGCAAGGGGGATTTGCTCGACACCCGCCACGATCGGCTGAAAGTGAATCCCGATAACGGGCAGTACGATCCGCTGCCAAACCCCGACTATCGCGGCAACGTCGCCTTCCTCGACGGGCACGCAGAGTTTATTTCTCGAAGCGTGGCGCACGACGAGAGAAGCGTGCGATGGGACAAAAACTAG
- a CDS encoding DUF4159 domain-containing protein: MTSRPMTPLVLVLGLLLALVAAPARAADSKEVSDALEKAKAYLYSVQKNGTWEETMTQPDDKTMLAERQSVKGGQWTGQTALAVYALLAAGEKPQSAKLAPAIDFLKKNPSAGVYALGLRMQVWLELPRTPEVMAAAKRDAELLLKSLKTEGSALGMYDYVYSPNTKSKAYSHSRSQYGVLGVWAADQIGIEVPNRYWEVVEKAWIDHQAPDGGWTYMKPGETENPITPGMTAVGVATLFITQDYTRAVEGLACKGNLSNPSIERGIKWMGEHMDLVATDKKYARDFPFITLYAVERIGVAAGLKYLGGVDWYQKGAEWLVNKQGKNGSFTGGGGFGSGAVVDTSYAMLFLARGRAPVAFNKLDYAKAATGPAAPAWNQRPRDIANLSGWIGRSIEQRLNWQVVPASAPLNDLIDAPIVYISGSKPPILDDAEKARLREYVEAGGMIVGNADCANVAFATGFRKLASDLFPAYELRELPPEHPMYNGVFRRNNWKVKPQILGLSNGARELMLLIPTGDPARQWQTKIVGGKEEFWQLGGALFLYCSEGKDLRFRGENHLVNLNKKIKASRSLTLHRLSHPQNWNPEPGGWRRIENYVHNQHRVDLKVEEAKLGDGKLPTGGFAHLTGTGKTTFTEAQRGEIKKFVEGGGLLLIDSAGGNAAFADSMEKELATIFGGEALAIIPENHPLYSPKKEPISIRYRPTAQKLLAGALKAPRLRGIDVNGKFGVIYSREDLSVGIVGHSVDGIVGYDPDTATDLAAAVIAYKAGPDPEAAKPATAPSTKPASTKPPTKPAAKPSTAKPKT; this comes from the coding sequence ATGACCTCACGCCCAATGACGCCGCTCGTGCTTGTTCTGGGACTTCTATTGGCGCTAGTCGCCGCCCCCGCGCGTGCCGCCGACTCCAAAGAGGTCTCCGACGCGCTCGAAAAGGCCAAGGCCTATCTCTACAGCGTGCAGAAGAACGGGACCTGGGAAGAGACCATGACCCAGCCCGACGATAAGACCATGCTCGCCGAGCGGCAGAGCGTGAAGGGTGGCCAGTGGACGGGGCAGACAGCCCTGGCTGTGTACGCCCTGCTCGCGGCGGGAGAGAAACCGCAGAGCGCCAAGCTCGCGCCGGCGATCGACTTTCTGAAGAAGAACCCCTCGGCCGGCGTCTACGCGCTGGGCCTCCGGATGCAGGTGTGGCTCGAACTGCCGCGCACGCCCGAAGTCATGGCCGCCGCCAAGCGCGACGCCGAGTTGCTCCTCAAGAGCCTCAAGACCGAAGGCTCTGCCCTGGGCATGTACGACTACGTCTACTCTCCCAACACCAAGTCCAAGGCCTACAGCCACAGCCGAAGTCAGTACGGCGTGCTCGGTGTCTGGGCCGCCGATCAGATCGGCATCGAAGTACCCAACCGGTACTGGGAGGTCGTCGAAAAGGCGTGGATCGATCACCAGGCCCCCGACGGCGGCTGGACGTACATGAAGCCCGGCGAAACCGAAAACCCCATCACCCCGGGCATGACTGCCGTCGGCGTGGCGACCCTCTTCATCACGCAGGACTACACCCGCGCCGTCGAGGGCCTTGCCTGCAAGGGAAACCTGTCGAACCCCTCGATCGAACGCGGGATCAAGTGGATGGGCGAGCACATGGACCTGGTCGCCACCGACAAGAAGTACGCCCGCGACTTTCCGTTCATCACGCTCTATGCCGTCGAGCGCATCGGCGTCGCCGCCGGGCTCAAGTACCTGGGCGGCGTCGACTGGTATCAGAAAGGCGCCGAGTGGCTGGTGAACAAGCAGGGCAAGAACGGATCGTTCACCGGCGGCGGCGGCTTCGGTAGCGGCGCGGTGGTCGACACCTCGTACGCCATGCTCTTCCTCGCCCGCGGCCGGGCACCCGTCGCGTTCAACAAGCTCGACTACGCCAAGGCAGCCACCGGCCCGGCTGCCCCGGCGTGGAACCAGCGCCCGCGCGACATCGCCAACCTCTCCGGCTGGATCGGTCGGTCCATCGAGCAGCGGCTGAACTGGCAGGTCGTGCCGGCGTCGGCACCCCTGAACGACCTGATCGACGCGCCGATCGTTTACATCTCCGGCAGCAAACCGCCGATTCTCGACGACGCCGAGAAGGCGCGGCTACGCGAGTATGTCGAGGCCGGCGGCATGATCGTGGGCAACGCCGACTGCGCGAACGTCGCGTTCGCCACCGGCTTCCGAAAGCTCGCCAGCGACCTGTTTCCTGCCTACGAGCTTCGCGAGCTTCCGCCGGAACACCCGATGTACAACGGCGTCTTCCGGCGGAACAACTGGAAGGTTAAGCCACAGATCCTGGGGCTCAGCAACGGTGCCCGCGAGCTGATGCTCCTCATCCCCACCGGCGACCCGGCACGGCAGTGGCAGACCAAGATCGTCGGCGGCAAGGAAGAGTTCTGGCAACTCGGCGGGGCGCTGTTCCTCTACTGTTCCGAAGGCAAAGACCTTCGCTTCCGCGGCGAGAACCACCTGGTCAACCTCAACAAGAAGATCAAAGCCTCCCGCAGTCTTACCCTGCACCGCCTGTCGCACCCGCAGAACTGGAACCCCGAGCCCGGCGGTTGGCGCCGGATCGAAAACTACGTCCACAATCAGCACCGCGTCGACCTGAAAGTCGAAGAGGCCAAGCTCGGCGACGGCAAGCTTCCCACCGGCGGGTTCGCCCACCTGACCGGCACCGGCAAGACCACCTTCACCGAAGCCCAGCGCGGCGAGATCAAGAAGTTCGTCGAAGGCGGAGGCCTGCTGCTGATTGATTCGGCCGGCGGCAACGCGGCATTCGCCGACTCGATGGAGAAGGAACTGGCGACCATCTTCGGCGGCGAAGCACTCGCCATCATTCCCGAGAACCATCCCCTCTACTCGCCGAAGAAAGAACCGATTTCGATCCGTTACCGCCCCACCGCCCAGAAGCTGCTGGCCGGTGCGCTCAAGGCACCGCGGTTGCGAGGAATAGACGTCAATGGCAAGTTCGGCGTCATCTACAGCCGTGAAGACCTCTCGGTCGGCATCGTCGGGCACTCGGTCGATGGAATCGTCGGCTACGACCCGGACACGGCGACCGACCTGGCGGCCGCGGTGATCGCCTATAAGGCCGGCCCCGATCCCGAAGCCGCCAAGCCCGCCACCGCGCCGAGCACAAAGCCCGCTTCCACCAAGCCCCCGACCAAGCCAGCCGCCAAGCCGTCGACCGCCAAACCCAAAACTTGA
- a CDS encoding ROK family protein gives MPANRTSIPNPLQAARPPLVGIEIGGTKLQIVLAEEPMQITRRWRATADRAGGGAAIQRQIADGLQTLLQGQSPRAIGVGFGGPVDVAAGRIRRSHQIAGWEGFPLRDWIGDLISAPVAVENDSNAAALAEAVYGAGKTRDLVFYCNFGSGVGGGFVAGGSIYHGISPGEMEFGHLRVDINDPHRTVESECSGWAIDRQLRQAGDENPDSALARILGISIGGIGGSGGIGGEARHLGSLVAAGDPHTKQVFDNLCRQIAFSLSHVVHLLHPGVIVIGGGLAMVGEPLRSAVAAALPGFVMEAFHPTPDVRLAALGEDPVPIGALELAARIATI, from the coding sequence ATGCCCGCCAACCGTACATCGATCCCCAATCCGCTGCAGGCCGCCCGTCCGCCATTGGTCGGAATCGAGATCGGCGGCACCAAGTTGCAGATCGTTCTCGCGGAAGAGCCGATGCAAATCACCCGCCGGTGGCGCGCCACGGCCGACCGCGCCGGCGGCGGAGCGGCGATCCAGCGGCAGATCGCCGACGGACTGCAGACCCTTCTCCAGGGACAGTCGCCTCGCGCCATAGGCGTGGGCTTCGGCGGCCCGGTCGATGTCGCCGCCGGGCGCATCCGCAGGTCGCACCAGATCGCCGGCTGGGAAGGATTCCCGCTGCGCGACTGGATCGGCGATCTGATCTCCGCCCCGGTCGCGGTCGAGAACGACAGCAACGCCGCCGCCCTGGCCGAAGCCGTCTACGGTGCCGGCAAAACACGCGATCTGGTCTTCTACTGCAACTTCGGCAGCGGCGTCGGCGGCGGGTTCGTCGCCGGCGGCAGCATCTACCACGGCATCTCTCCCGGCGAGATGGAGTTCGGCCACCTTCGCGTCGACATCAACGATCCGCACCGCACCGTCGAAAGCGAATGCTCCGGCTGGGCGATCGACCGGCAACTGCGGCAGGCCGGTGATGAAAACCCCGACTCCGCATTGGCCCGAATCCTCGGCATCAGCATCGGCGGCATCGGCGGCAGTGGCGGCATCGGCGGCGAAGCGCGACACCTGGGCTCGCTGGTCGCCGCCGGCGACCCGCATACGAAGCAGGTCTTCGACAACCTCTGCCGCCAGATCGCCTTCAGCCTTTCGCACGTCGTCCATCTGCTGCACCCGGGCGTGATCGTGATCGGCGGCGGACTGGCGATGGTCGGTGAGCCGCTGCGGTCGGCGGTCGCGGCGGCCCTGCCGGGGTTCGTGATGGAAGCGTTCCACCCCACGCCCGATGTCCGCCTCGCCGCCCTCGGCGAAGACCCGGTGCCGATCGGCGCACTGGAACTCGCGGCCCGGATCGCGACGATATAA